The following are encoded in a window of bacterium genomic DNA:
- a CDS encoding trehalose-6-phosphate synthase: protein MWTRDSLKEVIKEKLKDHMFVVISNREPYSHIYSENKIKCIRAVSGAVTPLDYIMQTTKGVWIANGSGDADKEVVDKNDEIMVPPENPRYTLKRVWLSKKEQDCYYDGFSNGTLWPLCHLAHVRPNFNQAEWECYKKVNEKFAEAVLKKVGSAKAFIWIQDYHFALVAKYLKAKRPDLIVAQFWHTPWPAAEIFRICPWKKEILEGLLANDLLGFHLGYYCTNFFNSIAKELEAKVDHERSVVSYKDHNTIVKAFPIGIDYELINSLAGKSRKTRQKLTEKYISSNYKYLCLSVERVDYIKGTIERLKAIDRFLEKYPEYQKKFVYLGIAPRSRMRIPMYQNLLKDIKNLVERINWKYYSSSWYPISFTDDIFSIEELIPFYKNADICMVNSLDDGMNIVAKEFVAAADPEKGMLVLSHFTGTARELSDAVLVNPYDVDEMADAIKSALEMPAKERVERMNKMKEIVKEKNVYRWASKFILELSSLKVPPGTPK from the coding sequence ATGTGGACAAGAGACTCGCTTAAAGAGGTTATTAAAGAAAAATTAAAAGATCATATGTTCGTGGTCATTTCCAACCGCGAACCTTATAGCCATATTTACAGCGAAAACAAAATAAAGTGCATTCGGGCGGTAAGCGGAGCGGTAACTCCTTTGGATTACATCATGCAAACCACAAAAGGAGTTTGGATCGCTAACGGCAGCGGTGATGCGGACAAGGAAGTAGTCGATAAAAACGACGAGATAATGGTTCCGCCGGAAAACCCCCGCTATACTCTTAAAAGAGTCTGGCTTAGCAAAAAAGAGCAGGATTGTTATTATGACGGGTTCTCAAACGGCACTCTTTGGCCCCTTTGCCATTTGGCTCACGTTCGGCCTAATTTTAATCAGGCGGAATGGGAGTGTTACAAGAAAGTAAACGAAAAATTCGCCGAAGCTGTTTTGAAAAAAGTGGGTTCGGCTAAGGCGTTTATTTGGATCCAAGATTATCATTTTGCGCTGGTCGCAAAATATCTCAAGGCGAAAAGGCCGGATTTGATCGTGGCGCAATTTTGGCATACTCCCTGGCCGGCTGCCGAAATTTTCAGGATTTGTCCTTGGAAAAAAGAAATTTTAGAAGGACTTTTGGCGAACGATTTGCTGGGATTCCATCTGGGTTATTATTGCACCAATTTTTTTAACAGTATTGCCAAAGAGCTTGAAGCGAAGGTAGACCACGAGCGCTCGGTGGTTTCTTACAAAGACCATAATACTATAGTAAAAGCTTTTCCAATCGGCATAGACTATGAGTTGATCAATTCGCTGGCGGGCAAAAGCCGGAAAACCAGGCAGAAGCTGACCGAAAAATATATCAGCAGTAATTACAAATACTTATGCTTAAGCGTTGAGAGGGTTGATTATATCAAAGGAACGATCGAACGCCTCAAAGCTATTGACCGGTTTCTGGAAAAATATCCCGAGTATCAGAAAAAATTCGTTTATTTGGGAATTGCTCCGCGTTCCAGGATGCGCATTCCTATGTATCAAAATTTACTGAAGGATATTAAAAATTTGGTTGAAAGGATAAACTGGAAATATTATTCCAGTTCTTGGTATCCGATAAGCTTTACCGATGATATATTCAGCATCGAAGAGCTCATTCCTTTCTATAAAAACGCCGATATTTGCATGGTTAATTCGCTGGACGACGGAATGAATATTGTGGCTAAAGAGTTCGTTGCCGCCGCTGATCCGGAAAAAGGCATGCTAGTGCTCTCGCATTTTACCGGTACGGCCAGAGAGTTAAGCGATGCGGTGCTGGTGAATCCTTATGACGTTGATGAGATGGCGGATGCGATCAAGAGTGCTCTGGAGATGCCTGCCAAAGAACGAGTTGAACGCATGAATAAAATGAAAGAGATCGTTAAAGAAAAGAATGTTTATCGGTGGGCGTCAAAATTTATTTTGGAGCTATCGAGCTTGAAAGTACCGCCCGGTACTCCCAAGTAG
- a CDS encoding trehalase family glycosidase, producing the protein MRENEFKTEKENDMEKEISKEQAKELLAFIEKKWDDFIFEAKNATRDSDNADDILYLPEKYVAPNQEKFNTMFYWDSYFIIKGLKTEEGRQDLIKGMVDNCLYQVENYGKALNANKKKWSTRSQTPYLAPMIRDAYEDSHDKKWLEKAFDLVKKEYNEYWLDGSHLTPSGLSRFYDESGDKPIGDYKKPHTYKSRAEASWDMSPRFDDEDVHDLLPIDLNCNLYQYEKEFEKFAQELGQEDEAMIWNKKSEERKKTINELMWSEEDGLFYDYNYRTGEQKKIKSLAGYQAMFTGLASQEQAEKMKDNLKIFETKKGLAACDKDYGYQDRQWNYPIVWAPLQYVAAKGMEKYGYAKEAEKINKDFVKLVYDNWKKTGKIWEKYDGEEESGEKVPFDRYPPQSGFGWTNAVAEVFIKETHKM; encoded by the coding sequence ATGCGAGAAAACGAATTTAAAACTGAAAAAGAAAATGATATGGAAAAAGAAATTAGTAAAGAACAAGCCAAGGAGCTTTTAGCATTTATTGAAAAAAAATGGGATGATTTTATTTTTGAAGCTAAAAACGCTACCAGGGATAGCGATAACGCCGACGATATCTTGTATTTGCCGGAAAAATACGTCGCTCCCAATCAAGAAAAATTCAATACGATGTTCTATTGGGACAGTTATTTTATAATAAAAGGACTGAAAACCGAGGAAGGCAGGCAGGATTTGATCAAGGGTATGGTTGACAATTGCTTATATCAGGTAGAGAATTATGGCAAGGCGCTGAACGCGAATAAGAAAAAATGGTCTACCCGTTCGCAAACGCCGTATTTAGCGCCGATGATCAGGGACGCTTATGAAGATTCTCACGATAAAAAATGGCTGGAAAAAGCTTTTGATTTGGTAAAAAAAGAGTATAATGAATACTGGCTGGACGGATCTCATTTAACGCCTTCCGGTTTAAGCCGTTTTTACGATGAAAGCGGCGATAAGCCAATTGGAGATTATAAAAAACCGCATACTTATAAATCCCGCGCCGAAGCGTCTTGGGATATGTCGCCGAGATTTGACGACGAAGATGTCCATGACTTGTTGCCGATAGACTTAAATTGCAATTTATATCAATACGAAAAAGAATTTGAAAAATTTGCCCAAGAACTTGGCCAGGAAGATGAGGCAATGATTTGGAATAAAAAATCGGAAGAAAGGAAAAAAACTATCAACGAATTGATGTGGAGCGAGGAAGATGGTTTATTTTATGATTATAATTACAGAACCGGCGAGCAAAAAAAAATAAAATCATTGGCCGGCTATCAGGCGATGTTTACGGGATTGGCCAGCCAGGAACAAGCGGAAAAAATGAAAGATAATCTTAAAATTTTTGAGACCAAAAAAGGCTTGGCCGCTTGTGATAAAGATTATGGCTATCAAGACCGGCAGTGGAATTATCCGATAGTTTGGGCTCCGCTTCAGTACGTAGCGGCCAAAGGAATGGAAAAATACGGGTACGCGAAAGAGGCAGAAAAAATAAACAAAGATTTTGTGAAACTGGTTTACGATAATTGGAAAAAAACCGGGAAGATCTGGGAGAAATACGACGGCGAAGAGGAAAGCGGCGAAAAAGTTCCTTTTGACAGGTATCCGCCCCAATCCGGTTTTGGCTGGACCAATGCAGTGGCAGAAGTGTTTATAAAGGAAACCCATAAAATGTAA
- a CDS encoding glycosyltransferase family 4 protein, giving the protein MKKLRIAQVGAIWETTPPPLYGGTERIVYNLTEELVRHGHDVTLFATGDSKTSGKLESVYPRALYRDGIPWSNPLYPLLHITNAFDKADQFDVIHMHLNTRQDYVALAFASWIKTPVVVTIHFVMPGENDPAKQDRLLLLKKYKKNNFVTISNAQRTLSFLNYAGTVYNGLDFSEFKFNPKPENYLAWLGRFCHDKGTYEAIQVAKKTGMKLIMGGKIDWANEEYKKYYEEKVKPHIDGKQIVYLGELGDKEKIELLRNAKALLNPINWNEPFGLVTIEAMACGTPVIAFDNGPVREQIIEGKTGFIVKNIDEMAEAVGKIGKIDRAFCQKHAVQHFSAKAMAEGYERVYEKVLASYLKKV; this is encoded by the coding sequence ATGAAAAAACTTCGCATCGCGCAAGTTGGAGCTATTTGGGAAACCACTCCGCCGCCGCTTTATGGAGGGACAGAGAGAATTGTTTATAATTTAACCGAAGAACTGGTGCGGCACGGGCACGACGTGACTCTTTTTGCCACAGGCGATTCAAAAACTTCAGGAAAATTGGAATCAGTTTATCCCAGAGCTCTTTATCGCGATGGAATTCCGTGGAGCAATCCATTATATCCGCTTTTGCACATAACAAACGCATTCGACAAAGCCGATCAGTTTGATGTTATTCACATGCATCTGAACACTAGGCAAGACTATGTAGCGCTTGCGTTTGCCAGTTGGATTAAAACTCCGGTTGTGGTCACAATTCATTTTGTTATGCCGGGAGAGAACGATCCGGCAAAACAAGACAGATTGCTTCTTTTAAAAAAATATAAAAAAAATAATTTTGTCACTATTTCTAATGCGCAGAGAACTTTGAGTTTTTTAAATTACGCGGGCACAGTTTATAACGGTCTTGATTTTTCTGAATTCAAGTTCAACCCTAAGCCGGAAAATTATTTGGCGTGGCTGGGAAGATTTTGCCACGATAAAGGCACATACGAAGCGATCCAGGTCGCCAAGAAAACCGGCATGAAATTAATAATGGGTGGAAAGATCGACTGGGCCAATGAGGAATACAAGAAATATTATGAAGAAAAAGTAAAACCGCACATCGATGGAAAACAAATTGTTTATTTAGGCGAGCTTGGTGATAAAGAAAAAATTGAGCTTCTAAGGAATGCTAAAGCATTATTGAATCCGATAAACTGGAACGAACCGTTTGGCCTTGTGACTATCGAAGCCATGGCTTGCGGCACGCCGGTAATCGCTTTTGATAACGGACCGGTCAGGGAACAGATCATTGAAGGAAAAACCGGATTTATCGTCAAAAATATCGATGAGATGGCGGAAGCGGTCGGAAAGATAGGCAAAATCGACCGCGCTTTTTGCCAGAAACACGCGGTCCAACATTTTAGCGCCAAAGCGATGGCTGAAGGATACGAAAGAGTGTATGAGAAAGTTTTAGCTAGTTATTTGAAAAAGGTTTAA
- a CDS encoding glycosyltransferase family 4 protein, with the protein MSIGKSKNGKSKKLRIAQIGTLWETTPPSLYGGTERITSVLTEELVRRGHDVTLFATGDSKTSGRLESVYPRALYRDGVPWTNSLYSLLHITNAFDKADQFDVIHMHFNNRNDYIALALAATVKTPTIFTIHFVLPEENDSVKQDRLFLLKKYQKHNFVTISRAQQTLKFLNYAGMVHNGLNFSEFKFNDKPEEYLVWLGRITPTKGTAEAVQAAIKVKTKLILAGKIDSAVPEDIRYYEEDIKPFIDGKQISYIGEVEDKEKIKLLQSAKALLNPIKWNEPFGLVTIEAMACGTPVIAFDRGPIREQIVDGETGFIVKNVDEMVEAVSKINNLDRRKCYERANKFFSAKVMAEGYEDVYRKVIASAS; encoded by the coding sequence ATGTCAATAGGTAAATCAAAAAACGGCAAATCAAAAAAACTTCGTATCGCGCAAATTGGGACTCTTTGGGAAACTACTCCGCCGTCTTTGTATGGAGGGACTGAGAGAATCACCTCTGTTTTAACTGAAGAATTAGTGCGTCGTGGTCACGACGTGACACTGTTCGCCACCGGAGACTCAAAAACATCAGGAAGGTTGGAATCCGTCTATCCTCGCGCTTTGTATCGGGATGGAGTTCCTTGGACAAACTCGCTGTATTCATTGCTTCACATTACCAATGCTTTTGATAAAGCAGATCAATTTGATGTTATTCATATGCATTTTAACAATAGAAATGACTATATCGCTTTGGCGCTTGCTGCTACTGTTAAAACCCCTACAATTTTTACTATTCATTTTGTTTTGCCGGAAGAAAACGATTCTGTGAAACAAGATAGGCTGTTTCTCTTGAAAAAATATCAAAAACATAATTTTGTAACCATTTCTCGCGCACAACAAACTCTAAAATTCTTGAATTATGCCGGCATGGTTCATAACGGGCTTAATTTTTCCGAATTTAAATTTAACGATAAACCGGAAGAATATTTAGTTTGGTTGGGTAGAATAACTCCTACCAAAGGTACTGCTGAGGCGGTTCAAGCGGCCATAAAAGTAAAAACGAAATTGATTCTCGCAGGTAAGATTGATTCGGCCGTTCCTGAGGATATAAGATATTATGAAGAAGATATTAAACCATTTATTGACGGTAAGCAAATTAGTTATATAGGAGAAGTGGAAGATAAGGAAAAAATCAAACTTTTACAAAGTGCGAAAGCATTACTGAATCCTATAAAATGGAATGAACCTTTTGGCCTTGTGACGATTGAGGCGATGGCTTGCGGGACACCAGTGATTGCTTTTGACCGGGGGCCGATTCGCGAGCAGATTGTTGATGGCGAAACAGGTTTTATTGTAAAAAATGTTGATGAAATGGTTGAAGCCGTCAGTAAAATCAATAATCTTGACCGTAGGAAATGCTATGAACGAGCAAATAAATTTTTTAGCGCCAAGGTGATGGCGGAAGGGTATGAAGATGTTTACAGAAAAGTAATCGCTTCCGCTTCTTAG